The following coding sequences are from one Lysinibacillus sp. FSL W8-0992 window:
- a CDS encoding TetR/AcrR family transcriptional regulator, producing the protein MNSLTTRQKKALETREKLLKTSLDLFNKHGYEHVSVEQITKACNVSKGTFYTHFPSKYDVILEKFEELDSFYSTVEKNIDQTLSASDKILALYKEQMLYLTNVVGKDLLRTVYSAAMTNQVEQNHYLISPQRKIFQIINTYIEEGVQQGEFDNGLQAKQMQQIIQRCMRANVYDWLIHNEEFDLVSEMAHFTAVVLNGMKVHPTK; encoded by the coding sequence ATGAATTCGTTAACTACTCGCCAAAAAAAGGCATTAGAAACTCGGGAAAAACTACTCAAAACTTCATTAGATTTATTTAATAAACATGGATATGAGCATGTGTCTGTTGAACAAATTACGAAAGCATGTAACGTATCAAAGGGGACTTTCTATACACATTTCCCATCCAAATATGATGTTATTTTGGAAAAATTCGAGGAGCTTGATAGTTTTTATAGTACAGTCGAAAAAAATATTGATCAAACATTATCGGCAAGTGACAAAATTCTCGCGCTTTATAAGGAGCAAATGCTTTATTTAACAAATGTTGTTGGAAAAGATTTATTGCGAACAGTATATTCTGCCGCAATGACCAATCAAGTTGAACAAAACCATTATTTAATTAGCCCTCAACGTAAAATCTTCCAAATTATCAATACTTATATTGAAGAGGGCGTTCAGCAAGGAGAATTTGATAACGGTTTACAAGCGAAACAAATGCAACAAATTATTCAGCGCTGCATGCGCGCGAATGTTTATGATTGGTTAATTCATAACGAGGAATTTGATTTAGTTTCAGAAATGGCACACTTTACAGCAGTTGTTCTAAATGGCATGAAGGTTCATCCTACAAAATAG
- a CDS encoding RNA degradosome polyphosphate kinase, whose translation MTTEVTNNRLHEEDFSEAHSRLLEEIAKPQYYNNRELSWLAFNERVLEEAEDVNNPLLERLKFLAIFSSNLDEFFMVRVAGLQDQVRAGFHKAENKSGLTPKEQLAKIAERTQALVRRQTEVYRHLIYDLLPQHNVHIADMKDLNSTQKAFINEMFAETIFPVLTPVAVDAYRPFPTLLGKTLNLLVLLEQDETDFESRERVAIVQVPSVLDRYIKVPCAEGETVIVLLEDVIVAHIEKLFYGYSVKSAQAFRLTRNADLTIHEEGARDLLVEIEKELKKRKWGVGSRLEVRVGEMNEEVLAYLLDEFEIEETDVFHIDGPLDLTFMFSFVKGISVGREHLEYESFIPQPPLDLQSDENIFEKALLQDIFFHHPYESFAPIVDFISEAAVNPNVLAIKQTLYRVSGNSPIIQALKLAAENGKQVTVLVELKARFDEENNVHWAKQLEQAGCLVIYGMNNLKTHSKITLVVSRRNGKIERFVHLGTGNYNDATAKIYTDMGIITSDKEFGIDATNFFNYLSGYTEKPTFNHLVVAPFDIRDEFIRLMDEEISCHKKYGNGFIRAKMNSLTDKDLMMKLYEASIAGVKVELIIRGICCIRPGIPGISDNITVTSIVGRFLEHSRIYWFHHNGENKVYLSSADMMTRNMIKRVEILFPVYSIEAKARIMDIMNKQLEDTAKARIQDSNGKYHYKEFDRSEDPINSQEIFLKDALKPTLDEE comes from the coding sequence ATGACAACGGAAGTAACGAACAATCGCTTACATGAAGAAGATTTTTCAGAAGCACATAGCCGTTTGCTCGAAGAAATTGCAAAGCCTCAATATTATAATAATCGTGAATTAAGCTGGTTGGCATTTAATGAGCGTGTTTTAGAAGAAGCAGAGGATGTCAATAATCCTCTGCTAGAACGTTTGAAGTTTTTAGCGATATTTAGCTCCAATTTAGATGAATTTTTTATGGTGCGCGTAGCAGGACTTCAGGACCAAGTACGTGCTGGTTTTCATAAAGCTGAAAATAAATCAGGCTTAACACCAAAAGAGCAATTGGCAAAAATTGCTGAGCGTACGCAAGCTTTAGTACGTCGACAAACGGAAGTATATAGACATTTAATTTATGATTTATTGCCCCAGCATAATGTACATATTGCGGACATGAAGGATTTAAATAGTACGCAAAAAGCATTTATAAATGAAATGTTTGCTGAGACAATTTTCCCTGTACTAACACCTGTGGCAGTAGATGCTTATCGACCATTTCCAACATTGCTAGGGAAAACTTTAAATTTACTTGTACTATTAGAACAAGATGAAACAGATTTTGAAAGCCGTGAAAGGGTTGCGATAGTGCAAGTGCCATCTGTTTTGGATCGCTATATTAAAGTCCCTTGTGCTGAGGGCGAAACGGTCATCGTACTACTCGAGGATGTGATTGTTGCTCATATTGAAAAGCTTTTCTATGGGTACAGTGTTAAATCTGCACAGGCTTTCCGTCTAACACGTAATGCGGATTTAACGATTCATGAAGAAGGCGCACGCGATTTACTCGTTGAAATTGAAAAAGAACTAAAAAAACGCAAATGGGGAGTCGGTAGTCGACTCGAAGTACGTGTCGGAGAAATGAATGAAGAAGTCCTAGCTTATTTACTAGATGAATTTGAAATCGAGGAGACCGATGTTTTTCATATTGATGGCCCATTAGATTTAACATTTATGTTTTCGTTTGTGAAAGGTATTTCTGTAGGACGAGAACATTTAGAGTATGAAAGCTTTATCCCACAGCCACCTTTAGATTTACAATCAGATGAAAATATTTTTGAAAAAGCGTTACTACAGGACATTTTTTTCCATCATCCATATGAGTCATTTGCACCGATAGTAGACTTTATTTCAGAGGCTGCTGTAAATCCAAATGTATTAGCAATAAAGCAAACATTGTATCGAGTTAGTGGCAATTCCCCAATTATACAAGCATTAAAACTTGCGGCTGAAAATGGCAAGCAAGTGACTGTTTTAGTAGAGCTCAAAGCCCGTTTTGATGAAGAAAATAATGTGCATTGGGCGAAGCAACTGGAACAAGCAGGTTGTCTTGTTATATACGGTATGAATAATTTAAAAACTCACTCTAAAATAACGTTAGTCGTGAGTCGTCGAAATGGGAAAATTGAACGTTTTGTACATCTCGGAACAGGAAATTATAATGATGCAACGGCTAAAATTTATACGGACATGGGCATCATAACATCTGATAAGGAATTTGGTATTGATGCAACAAACTTCTTTAATTATTTAAGTGGCTATACGGAAAAACCTACTTTTAATCATTTAGTCGTTGCACCATTTGATATTCGTGATGAATTTATCCGTTTAATGGATGAAGAAATTAGTTGTCATAAGAAATACGGTAATGGGTTTATTCGAGCTAAAATGAATTCATTAACGGATAAGGATTTAATGATGAAGCTTTACGAAGCCTCTATTGCTGGTGTAAAAGTAGAGCTTATTATTCGCGGTATTTGCTGCATACGGCCAGGCATACCAGGTATTAGTGACAATATCACCGTCACAAGTATTGTTGGTCGATTCCTTGAACATTCACGTATTTATTGGTTCCATCATAATGGTGAAAACAAAGTTTACTTGTCATCCGCAGATATGATGACAAGAAATATGATAAAACGAGTTGAAATTCTTTTCCCTGTCTATTCAATTGAAGCAAAAGCCCGTATTATGGATATTATGAACAAACAACTTGAGGATACTGCAAAGGCTCGTATTCAAGATTCCAATGGAAAATATCATTATAAAGAGTTTGATCGAAGCGAAGACCCTATTAATAGTCAGGAAATTTTCTTAAAGGATGCTCTAAAGCCTACGCTAGATGAAGAATAA
- a CDS encoding Ppx/GppA family phosphatase, translated as MNELKTAIIDIGSNTIRLVLYQYDNEEGLRELGNIKTVARLRTYLQPSGDMSEEGIQVLTETLLTFKAMLDDFEIVDVKAAATAAIRQATNREQIIALMKERTGIQIELLSEEEEAYFGYVAVAHSIGTLSAVTIDIGGGSTEITLFKNKELIESFSFPFGTVSLKQRFVKGDIMNSSEKKELIAFVKEQFKSLPWIQQVGLPIIAIGGSARNIAQVHQQRHQYPIASVHGYEISKEDLDQLSLFLGNLSFQELKHLDGLSTDRADIIVPALEVFRVLMDIVGSEVFQLTKKGLREGLIIHRILQKDANAFDKYNVFEGNARRLARQYGRSEAEVDYLMHLADQLYRECCHLKFLQFDETDLQLLRKAAKIFNIGEYIELSSASQHTFYLVANQSIDGLNHKERLKLALLASYKNKDYFYRFAAPFIEWMSREEHRKIRDFGALLKFVYALNVSKRNIVHAIEMQPKDNFVQLNIYVKKNAAAEKYQANRHKKHLERALKTPIKVNFIEEGWNQDDNGSNEQSLT; from the coding sequence TTGAATGAATTGAAAACAGCTATCATTGATATTGGTTCGAATACGATTCGTTTAGTGCTGTATCAGTATGATAATGAAGAGGGGCTTAGAGAGCTAGGTAATATTAAAACGGTTGCACGGTTACGTACATATTTGCAACCCTCAGGTGACATGTCAGAAGAAGGTATTCAAGTACTAACGGAAACATTATTAACATTTAAAGCAATGCTTGATGATTTTGAAATTGTAGATGTGAAAGCTGCTGCAACAGCTGCAATTCGTCAAGCAACGAATCGAGAACAAATTATAGCTTTAATGAAAGAGAGAACCGGCATACAAATAGAGCTTTTGTCTGAGGAGGAAGAGGCGTATTTCGGTTATGTTGCTGTAGCGCATTCAATTGGAACACTTTCTGCCGTGACCATCGATATTGGTGGGGGAAGTACAGAAATAACACTATTTAAAAATAAAGAACTAATTGAATCCTTTAGCTTTCCTTTTGGAACGGTGTCGTTAAAGCAACGATTCGTAAAAGGTGACATTATGAATAGTAGTGAGAAGAAAGAATTGATTGCCTTTGTGAAAGAGCAGTTTAAATCACTTCCTTGGATTCAACAAGTAGGATTACCAATTATTGCGATTGGAGGCAGTGCAAGAAATATTGCGCAAGTTCATCAGCAACGGCATCAATATCCTATTGCAAGTGTGCATGGCTACGAAATATCTAAAGAGGATTTGGATCAGCTCAGTTTGTTTTTAGGTAACTTAAGCTTCCAAGAATTAAAACATTTAGATGGTTTATCGACAGACCGCGCTGATATTATTGTACCTGCTTTAGAGGTGTTTCGCGTGCTTATGGACATTGTCGGTAGTGAAGTGTTCCAGCTAACGAAAAAAGGTTTACGAGAAGGGCTTATTATCCACCGTATTTTGCAAAAAGATGCAAATGCCTTTGATAAATATAATGTTTTTGAGGGAAACGCTAGAAGGTTAGCTAGGCAGTACGGACGCTCTGAGGCAGAAGTTGATTATTTAATGCACCTAGCAGATCAATTATACCGTGAGTGTTGTCATTTAAAATTTTTACAATTTGACGAGACCGATTTGCAATTGTTGAGGAAGGCAGCAAAGATATTTAATATCGGGGAATATATTGAGTTAAGCTCCGCCAGCCAACATACCTTTTATTTAGTTGCCAATCAATCAATTGATGGCTTAAACCATAAGGAAAGACTAAAACTTGCACTTTTAGCATCGTATAAAAATAAAGATTATTTTTACCGATTTGCTGCTCCTTTTATAGAATGGATGAGTCGTGAAGAACATCGTAAAATACGTGATTTTGGTGCATTATTAAAATTTGTCTATGCGTTAAATGTATCGAAAAGAAATATTGTACATGCTATTGAAATGCAACCTAAGGATAATTTTGTCCAGCTAAACATTTACGTTAAAAAAAATGCGGCTGCCGAAAAATATCAAGCTAATCGGCATAAAAAACATCTAGAACGTGCTCTAAAGACACCAATTAAAGTAAATTTTATTGAAGAAGGGTGGAACCAAGATGACAACGGAAGTAACGAACAATCGCTTACATGA
- a CDS encoding 3-hydroxybutyrate dehydrogenase, whose amino-acid sequence MDGKTVFITGAARGIGLSIAQAFAEQGANVVISDMNEQRLAEAVEQNPLLTAYTCDVTDEQAIGDAIAFTVEKFNTIDILINNAGFQHVSYIEDFPTEIFEQMQKVMLVAPFVTMKYALPHMKKNKFGRIINMASINGVIGFAGKAGYNAAKHGLIGLTKVAALEVANDGITVNAICPGYVDTELVRNQFTDLAKTRGIQVEEVLEQVLYPLVPQKRLLDVSEITGLALYLASDVAKGLTGQAIVLDGGYTAQ is encoded by the coding sequence ATTGATGGCAAAACAGTATTTATTACTGGCGCTGCACGTGGAATTGGTCTGTCAATTGCTCAAGCTTTTGCTGAGCAAGGGGCGAATGTTGTTATTTCGGATATGAATGAGCAACGCTTAGCTGAAGCGGTAGAACAAAATCCACTATTAACAGCTTATACATGTGATGTTACAGATGAACAAGCAATTGGCGATGCGATTGCCTTCACCGTTGAGAAATTTAACACAATTGATATTTTAATTAATAATGCAGGATTCCAACATGTTTCTTACATCGAGGATTTTCCGACTGAAATATTTGAACAAATGCAAAAAGTAATGCTTGTTGCACCATTTGTCACAATGAAATATGCATTACCTCATATGAAGAAAAATAAATTTGGACGCATTATTAATATGGCATCAATAAACGGCGTTATTGGTTTTGCTGGTAAAGCAGGATACAATGCCGCAAAACATGGGCTAATCGGGTTAACCAAAGTCGCAGCACTTGAAGTGGCCAATGATGGTATTACTGTTAATGCTATATGTCCAGGATATGTGGATACGGAATTAGTCCGTAATCAGTTTACAGATTTAGCAAAGACACGGGGTATCCAAGTAGAAGAAGTACTGGAGCAGGTTTTATACCCTCTTGTCCCTCAAAAGCGCTTGTTAGACGTTTCAGAGATTACAGGACTTGCACTCTATTTAGCTAGTGATGTAGCAAAAGGCTTAACAGGTCAGGCGATTGTATTAGATGGCGGTTATACTGCTCAATAA
- a CDS encoding CoA-acylating methylmalonate-semialdehyde dehydrogenase, whose amino-acid sequence MTTAQEVKTLTHFIGGEMIEGQSGRYGSVYNPTTGDIIAKVPLATVEETREAIAKAQAAFPKWRDTSVSKRAEVVLKFRNLVTDNMEELLQIICTESGKTIEDARGEITRGLESVDLAIGAPHLVKGEYSVNVGGQINAYSAKYPLGVVAAISPFNFPIMVPLAQTSMAIAVGNAVVLKASERVPMTALYVSELWKKAGLPDGIWTVVNGDKDAVNELLENPIVQAISFVGSTPVAKYIYETGSKYGKRVTALGGGKNNMVVMPDADLEQVANAFIGAAYGAASQRCMAISTIMPVGKETADRLVAILKEKITALKVGAYTDKDTDFGPVISQQSKEAILAAIDKGESEGATVVCDGRELAIVNESKGFFVGPTLLDHVKPGMEIYEQEVFGPARNVVRVDSLEEAIELINEHELGNGVTIFTNDGLAARKFTTEIDVGMVGVNVPIPIPVGYHNFAGFKGSRFGEGHMFGPDQARFFTKTKTISERWMTSNASSASTFAFPSNND is encoded by the coding sequence ATGACAACAGCGCAAGAAGTGAAAACTTTAACACATTTTATCGGTGGAGAAATGATTGAGGGGCAAAGTGGTCGGTACGGTTCGGTTTATAATCCTACAACAGGTGACATCATCGCAAAAGTTCCACTAGCAACAGTAGAAGAGACACGGGAGGCAATTGCTAAAGCACAGGCAGCATTTCCTAAATGGCGTGATACATCAGTATCCAAACGTGCGGAGGTCGTATTAAAATTCCGTAATTTAGTGACAGATAATATGGAAGAATTATTACAAATTATTTGTACGGAAAGTGGTAAAACGATTGAAGATGCAAGAGGTGAAATTACACGAGGGCTAGAGTCGGTTGATTTAGCAATTGGTGCTCCCCATCTAGTAAAAGGAGAGTACTCTGTAAACGTTGGCGGGCAAATTAATGCCTATTCGGCTAAGTATCCTTTAGGTGTTGTAGCGGCAATCTCTCCATTTAATTTTCCAATTATGGTGCCGTTAGCACAAACGAGTATGGCTATTGCTGTAGGGAACGCCGTTGTATTAAAAGCATCGGAGAGAGTACCAATGACAGCGTTATATGTGAGTGAGCTATGGAAAAAGGCTGGGTTGCCAGATGGTATTTGGACAGTAGTGAATGGCGATAAAGATGCAGTAAATGAACTTTTAGAAAACCCAATTGTGCAAGCGATTTCATTTGTTGGTTCAACACCGGTTGCTAAATACATTTATGAAACAGGTTCAAAATATGGTAAACGTGTCACTGCTTTAGGCGGAGGAAAAAATAATATGGTCGTAATGCCTGATGCAGACCTTGAGCAAGTTGCAAATGCATTTATCGGTGCAGCATATGGAGCAGCATCACAACGTTGTATGGCAATTTCTACAATAATGCCTGTTGGTAAAGAAACAGCAGATCGTCTAGTAGCAATATTAAAAGAAAAAATTACAGCATTAAAAGTAGGCGCTTATACAGATAAGGATACAGACTTTGGTCCAGTTATATCACAGCAATCTAAAGAAGCAATTCTTGCTGCAATTGATAAAGGGGAATCAGAAGGGGCAACTGTTGTTTGTGATGGTCGTGAGCTAGCTATTGTAAACGAATCAAAAGGATTTTTTGTAGGTCCTACATTATTAGATCATGTAAAACCAGGTATGGAAATATATGAGCAAGAAGTATTTGGACCTGCCCGCAATGTCGTACGCGTGGATTCATTAGAAGAGGCAATCGAGCTTATTAACGAGCATGAGCTTGGCAATGGAGTTACGATCTTTACAAATGATGGGCTTGCAGCTCGGAAATTTACAACAGAGATTGATGTAGGAATGGTAGGTGTGAATGTACCAATTCCAATTCCTGTTGGTTACCATAACTTTGCTGGATTTAAAGGCTCACGTTTTGGTGAGGGGCATATGTTTGGACCAGATCAGGCACGTTTCTTTACAAAGACTAAAACAATTTCTGAACGCTGGATGACAAGTAATGCTTCATCGGCATCTACATTTGCATTCCCAAGTAATAACGATTAA
- a CDS encoding EAL domain-containing protein, with protein sequence MKKYRENVAQFANYRQMALLNPFDAVICLKKADNGEFEIVHYNDKLPLAIVLHDVKATKADRFFTKQCWQQLLKIVQQEFNIARKIELYSETEQMQKSFAVSVQQLEASLIAVILREEQNDTKPYLQFVEQHVCPVLTTDLQGRIIHQNVAATSVLSREHHSLIGLDIFSLLECNYVNEVQLLFAKTIEGATLDMAKCLFKRNLLSSEPFYLRIHPTYFNGEIIGVHFFVKDPKSFKSDHSAFYYLALKDELTGIWNRRAFKEHWQQHLSDKQSENQQATIILVDIDRFKKFNESLGESKGDELMRMFIHRLRELCYSTCSLYRYNSDEFIFLLKDATIDKIEQLANSILDSLKQPFMIDEQEYFISVSIGISLSPADGKDIETLVRKADQALFSAKEHGRSHYRYYRDDMTNVFPNEALMEAHLRRAIEFNELSIHLQPQMNLNDNSINSFEALLRWNNRKFGFVSPAQFIPIAEATGLIVEIGDWIINEVCRYQKEWNVKGYRPVRIAINISPKQFRKENFARKIKATLKKYNVAPQLIEVEITESSMTNVHETYSILTELKQLGVYVSVDDFGTGYSSLSYLKRYPIDIIKIDQSFIADIEKDDKNEAIIKAIISMSHNLGLEVIAEGIEEPSQVAFLKRHRCQKGQGYLYNKPLPVETIVAQYFVG encoded by the coding sequence ATGAAAAAATATAGAGAAAATGTAGCGCAATTCGCAAACTATCGACAGATGGCACTGCTTAATCCGTTTGATGCAGTTATATGCTTGAAAAAAGCTGATAATGGGGAATTTGAAATTGTTCACTATAACGATAAACTCCCATTAGCTATAGTGTTGCACGATGTGAAAGCAACGAAAGCAGACCGATTCTTTACTAAGCAATGTTGGCAGCAATTATTGAAAATTGTACAACAAGAATTTAACATTGCACGTAAGATTGAGCTTTATTCAGAGACTGAGCAAATGCAAAAATCGTTTGCTGTAAGTGTACAGCAATTGGAAGCATCACTTATAGCTGTTATTTTACGTGAGGAACAGAATGATACGAAGCCTTATTTGCAATTCGTTGAACAACATGTGTGTCCTGTGCTAACGACTGATTTACAAGGTCGTATTATTCATCAAAACGTTGCTGCTACGTCTGTATTGTCGAGGGAACATCACAGTCTTATAGGACTTGATATTTTTTCATTATTGGAGTGCAACTATGTAAACGAAGTACAATTATTATTTGCTAAAACGATTGAAGGCGCTACATTGGATATGGCTAAATGTTTATTTAAGCGCAATTTACTAAGTAGCGAACCATTTTATTTGCGTATACATCCAACTTATTTTAATGGAGAAATAATAGGGGTACATTTTTTTGTAAAAGACCCGAAATCGTTTAAGAGTGATCACAGTGCTTTTTATTATTTAGCCTTAAAGGACGAATTGACAGGTATTTGGAATCGTAGAGCGTTTAAAGAGCATTGGCAACAGCATTTGAGCGATAAACAAAGTGAAAATCAGCAGGCAACAATTATTTTAGTAGATATAGATCGCTTTAAAAAATTTAATGAGTCCCTTGGTGAAAGTAAGGGTGATGAACTAATGCGGATGTTTATTCATAGACTTCGTGAACTTTGTTACTCAACATGCTCACTTTATCGTTATAATAGCGACGAATTTATTTTTCTTTTAAAGGATGCAACAATCGATAAAATAGAGCAATTAGCTAATTCAATATTAGACTCGTTGAAACAGCCCTTTATGATTGATGAACAGGAGTATTTTATCAGTGTTTCAATTGGTATTTCCTTAAGTCCCGCTGACGGTAAGGATATAGAAACTCTTGTGAGAAAGGCCGATCAAGCTTTATTTTCAGCGAAGGAGCACGGACGTTCACATTACCGCTATTATCGGGATGATATGACTAATGTGTTTCCAAATGAGGCATTGATGGAGGCCCATTTACGTCGTGCCATTGAGTTTAATGAGCTAAGTATACATCTACAGCCACAAATGAATTTAAATGATAATAGCATTAATAGCTTTGAAGCGTTATTGCGGTGGAATAATCGTAAATTTGGTTTTGTATCCCCAGCGCAATTTATACCTATTGCCGAGGCGACAGGCTTAATTGTTGAAATTGGTGATTGGATTATTAATGAGGTTTGTCGCTATCAAAAGGAATGGAATGTGAAGGGCTATCGACCAGTCAGAATCGCTATCAACATATCTCCAAAACAATTTAGAAAAGAAAACTTCGCGCGGAAGATTAAAGCAACATTGAAAAAATATAATGTCGCACCACAATTAATTGAAGTAGAAATTACAGAAAGCTCAATGACCAATGTCCATGAAACATATTCAATTTTAACGGAACTGAAGCAGCTAGGAGTTTATGTTTCGGTCGATGATTTTGGCACTGGCTATTCATCACTTAGCTACTTGAAACGCTATCCAATCGATATTATAAAAATCGACCAATCGTTTATTGCTGATATTGAAAAGGATGATAAAAATGAGGCGATTATTAAAGCCATTATTTCGATGTCCCATAATTTAGGACTTGAAGTAATTGCTGAAGGCATTGAAGAGCCATCACAAGTAGCATTCTTGAAACGTCATCGTTGTCAAAAAGGGCAGGGCTATTTATACAATAAACCTTTACCCGTTGAAACGATTGTTGCACAATATTTTGTCGGGTAA
- a CDS encoding GntP family permease, with product MLAYIGLFGSLALLVYLTMRGVNLLISAPLTALIAAVTNGLAFFPQTANDNQANFLTSYMNGFTGFVGSWYLMFMAGAIFGKVMEDTGAADSVSKWIVEKIGVKYATFAVVAAAAVLTYGGVSVFIVAFSVYPMAISLFKQANFPRRFIPAALGLGSVTFTMTSAGSPEIQNWIPIEYLHTTPYAGWEVSIVVAVFMAVGGALWLNWMIKRAVKKGEVFIERSTDPVVDETRKLPSPILSLVPLLVVLLISFIFHDSLGTSALIVALTSGCIMAYLVSYKYSKSVSATLAAGAMGAVVAIANTAAVVGFGGVVKATPSFVATVDLMTNIPGNPLIGGAIAIAVIAGLTGSASGGQTIAMPLLAPHYIDMGVNTEALHRTIAIASGSLDSLPHGGYVVTTINSVCNEKHKDAYLPFGALTVIIPIIGTVIAIILFSIGM from the coding sequence ATGTTAGCGTATATTGGACTTTTTGGAAGTTTAGCACTTTTAGTCTATTTAACAATGAGAGGTGTCAATTTACTTATTTCAGCACCATTAACAGCTTTAATAGCGGCTGTAACGAATGGTCTAGCTTTCTTCCCACAAACTGCAAATGACAATCAAGCTAATTTCTTAACGAGTTATATGAATGGATTTACTGGCTTCGTTGGTTCTTGGTATTTAATGTTCATGGCAGGTGCAATCTTTGGAAAGGTAATGGAAGATACAGGTGCAGCAGATAGTGTTTCCAAATGGATTGTTGAAAAAATTGGCGTGAAATATGCTACTTTTGCTGTGGTGGCTGCAGCAGCAGTTTTAACGTATGGTGGTGTCTCGGTATTTATTGTAGCTTTCTCTGTTTATCCGATGGCTATTAGTTTATTTAAGCAAGCGAATTTCCCGCGTCGTTTTATTCCTGCGGCACTTGGTTTGGGATCTGTGACTTTTACGATGACATCAGCAGGCTCACCAGAGATTCAGAACTGGATTCCGATTGAATACTTACATACGACACCATATGCAGGATGGGAAGTTAGTATTGTGGTCGCAGTATTTATGGCGGTGGGTGGCGCACTATGGTTGAACTGGATGATTAAACGTGCAGTGAAAAAGGGTGAAGTGTTTATTGAACGTTCAACGGATCCAGTAGTTGACGAAACACGTAAGCTACCTAGCCCTATTTTAAGCTTAGTGCCATTATTAGTAGTTTTACTGATTTCGTTTATTTTCCATGACTCACTTGGCACGTCGGCTTTAATCGTTGCGCTAACGAGCGGTTGTATTATGGCATATTTAGTAAGTTATAAGTATTCAAAATCTGTTAGTGCGACACTCGCAGCAGGTGCGATGGGTGCTGTTGTAGCTATTGCTAATACGGCTGCAGTAGTAGGCTTTGGGGGTGTTGTAAAAGCTACACCATCATTCGTTGCAACTGTAGATTTAATGACCAATATTCCTGGAAATCCATTAATTGGCGGTGCTATTGCTATCGCTGTTATTGCAGGTTTAACAGGGTCAGCATCAGGTGGGCAAACGATTGCGATGCCATTACTTGCTCCTCATTATATTGACATGGGAGTAAATACGGAAGCATTACACCGAACAATCGCGATTGCTTCTGGCTCGCTTGATTCATTGCCACATGGCGGCTATGTTGTGACGACGATAAATTCTGTATGTAATGAAAAACATAAGGATGCCTATTTGCCTTTCGGGGCATTGACAGTCATTATACCAATTATTGGTACAGTTATTGCGATTATATTATTCTCAATTGGAATGTAG
- a CDS encoding NAD(P)-dependent oxidoreductase yields MKEKLGFIGLGNMGLPMSINLLRAGYEVYGFDTNTKAMEQFIAEGGMGVTTAQELVKQSDVIMTSLPTPQIVEHVFTSEEGILQNAKQESLLIDFSTVNPELNDVLHKKAQSLGLRYLGAPVSGGVIGAINATLTIMVGGEEKDYQSGAEIFGIVGKNVYHLGASPSIGTRIKLLNNLMIGFYTQAVAETIVLGENMGIPANTLYEVLSNSYGQSRIYERNYLEYMKNENYEPGFSTNLLLKDLRLAKNMADEAGVPLRIGEQLVNLYNDISAEGYGENDMSAAYLSLKEKCIIKQH; encoded by the coding sequence ATGAAAGAGAAATTAGGTTTTATCGGCCTAGGCAATATGGGTTTACCAATGTCGATTAACTTACTTCGCGCAGGTTATGAAGTGTACGGTTTTGACACGAATACAAAAGCAATGGAGCAATTTATTGCAGAAGGTGGTATGGGTGTAACAACTGCACAAGAACTTGTAAAGCAAAGTGATGTCATTATGACAAGCTTACCAACACCGCAAATAGTTGAACATGTCTTTACATCAGAAGAAGGGATTTTACAAAATGCTAAGCAAGAAAGCTTGCTGATAGATTTTAGTACAGTAAATCCTGAGCTAAATGATGTGCTACATAAGAAGGCGCAATCATTGGGCTTACGTTATCTAGGAGCTCCTGTAAGTGGTGGAGTTATTGGTGCAATCAATGCAACTCTAACAATTATGGTAGGTGGAGAAGAAAAAGATTATCAAAGTGGAGCTGAAATTTTCGGAATAGTTGGAAAAAACGTCTATCATCTTGGTGCATCACCTAGTATCGGTACACGTATTAAATTACTCAACAATTTAATGATTGGTTTTTACACACAGGCGGTAGCTGAAACGATTGTCCTTGGAGAAAATATGGGGATACCAGCTAATACACTTTACGAAGTATTAAGTAATAGCTATGGACAAAGTCGTATTTACGAACGCAATTACTTAGAATATATGAAAAATGAAAATTATGAGCCTGGTTTTTCTACAAATCTATTACTAAAAGATTTAAGGCTAGCTAAAAATATGGCTGATGAAGCAGGTGTGCCTCTTCGGATAGGGGAACAGCTAGTGAATCTTTACAATGATATATCAGCAGAGGGCTATGGTGAAAACGATATGTCGGCAGCTTATTTAAGTCTGAAGGAAAAATGCATTATTAAACAACATTAA